Proteins from one Algicella marina genomic window:
- a CDS encoding OmpA family protein, whose product MTERPMKTVLLAVALVASTALPAFSQEDGEGIKIYFDLGSASVPAPEQAKLDAAARLFREGNPFVMIVSGAADKTGDPGVNLDLSLARANKVADALVARGIPVERLQVLGRGTSEPEVETAEGVAEERNRLVEINWR is encoded by the coding sequence ATGACTGAACGTCCAATGAAAACTGTATTACTTGCAGTTGCGCTCGTGGCGTCGACGGCTTTGCCTGCGTTTTCGCAGGAAGATGGCGAAGGCATCAAGATCTACTTTGATCTTGGAAGTGCAAGCGTGCCAGCGCCGGAGCAGGCCAAGCTCGATGCGGCCGCCCGTCTTTTTCGCGAAGGCAATCCTTTTGTGATGATTGTCTCAGGCGCTGCCGATAAAACAGGCGATCCTGGGGTCAACCTCGATCTCTCGCTGGCCCGCGCCAACAAGGTTGCTGACGCCCTCGTTGCCCGCGGTATACCGGTTGAAAGGTTGCAGGTTCTGGGTCGCGGAACCAGCGAACCCGAGGTAGAAACCGCTGAAGGCGTGGCCGAAGAGCGTAATAGACTGGTGGAGATTAACTGGCGATGA